Proteins from a genomic interval of Sporomusaceae bacterium:
- a CDS encoding anion permease, whose amino-acid sequence MNKNLRNGLIAVAVGVIIWFLPVPAGLKLPAWHLFAIFVATIIGFILQPLPIGAVAFISLGLAGLLGVLKPAEILTGFGNTTMWLIVSAFLFAKGFVKTGLGRRIAYKIMAAIGDSSLKLAYAMALSDLVVSPATPSNTARGGGILYPIVRSLSSAFGSEPGETSRKIGAYLMKSTFQCNTITSAMFLTSVAPNSLVAALALQTSKVSISWGTWALAGVLPGLIALAIAPYVIYKLYPPEITKTPEAKVIANQELEKMGPTTWGEKVVAGTFILALLLWSTSSFTKIDATVSAIVCVGIMLLGQAIEWKDVLEEKGAWDTLVWMGGLISLAGALDKVGFIGWFAKLIGGSLTGFSWEAALGILLLVYMYSHYAFASLSAHVTAMYAAFLAVAVAAGAPPFLAAMSLGVISALFGGLTHYATGPAPIFFGAGYISQGDWWKIGFIVSVINLIIFIGFGSMWWKIAGLW is encoded by the coding sequence ATGAACAAGAACCTACGCAACGGATTGATCGCGGTAGCCGTCGGGGTGATTATCTGGTTTCTGCCCGTCCCAGCCGGCTTAAAACTGCCGGCCTGGCATCTGTTCGCCATCTTTGTCGCCACTATCATCGGTTTCATTCTTCAGCCCCTGCCGATCGGGGCCGTCGCCTTCATAAGCCTCGGTCTCGCCGGCCTGCTTGGCGTATTGAAGCCGGCCGAAATCCTCACCGGCTTCGGCAACACCACAATGTGGTTGATTGTCTCTGCGTTCCTGTTTGCCAAAGGATTTGTTAAAACCGGTCTCGGCCGCCGCATCGCCTATAAGATCATGGCCGCCATCGGCGACAGCTCGCTGAAGCTGGCCTACGCCATGGCGCTCAGCGACCTCGTCGTTTCGCCGGCCACACCTTCGAACACCGCTCGCGGCGGCGGCATCCTCTATCCCATCGTCCGCAGCCTGTCCTCGGCCTTCGGCTCGGAGCCGGGGGAAACCTCCCGCAAGATCGGCGCTTATCTGATGAAGAGCACCTTCCAGTGCAATACCATCACCTCGGCGATGTTCCTGACCTCGGTCGCCCCCAACTCGCTGGTCGCGGCGCTCGCCCTGCAGACTTCGAAGGTTTCGATCAGCTGGGGCACATGGGCGCTCGCCGGCGTGCTCCCCGGACTGATCGCGCTCGCTATCGCCCCCTATGTCATCTATAAACTCTACCCGCCGGAAATCACCAAGACACCGGAAGCCAAAGTCATCGCCAACCAGGAACTCGAGAAGATGGGTCCGACGACCTGGGGTGAAAAGGTGGTTGCCGGGACATTCATCCTCGCCCTCCTGCTCTGGAGCACCTCGTCCTTCACGAAGATCGACGCCACCGTCTCCGCGATTGTCTGTGTCGGCATCATGCTGCTTGGCCAGGCGATTGAATGGAAGGACGTCCTTGAAGAGAAAGGCGCCTGGGACACCCTCGTGTGGATGGGCGGCCTGATCAGTCTGGCCGGCGCTCTCGACAAAGTTGGCTTCATCGGCTGGTTTGCCAAGCTGATCGGCGGCTCGCTGACCGGGTTCTCCTGGGAGGCGGCTCTCGGCATCCTGCTGCTTGTTTATATGTACTCCCACTACGCTTTCGCGAGCTTGTCGGCCCACGTCACCGCGATGTACGCCGCTTTCCTGGCCGTGGCCGTCGCCGCCGGCGCGCCGCCTTTCCTGGCAGCTATGAGCCTGGGCGTCATCTCCGCTCTGTTTGGCGGCCTGACCCACTACGCCACCGGCCCGGCGCCGATCTTCTTCGGTGCGGGCTATATTTCCCAGGGCGACTGGTGGAAGATCGGTTTCATCGTGTCGGTCATCAACCTCATCATCTTCATCGGCTTCGGCAGCATGTGGTGGAAAATCGCCGGCCTCTGGTAA
- a CDS encoding MraY family glycosyltransferase, with product MQVYVFAFTVALIVAYFLTPHVKDFAIKAGALDAPDARKVHTSPIPRMGGLAIYFGFVLAVLASLHINHEIAGLLVGGTVILIVGIIDDLKHLSAKTKLLGQIAAALVLVMFNVRIEWLTNPFGEMIYLNYLSIPLTVLWVVGLTNTVNLIDGLDGLAAGVSTIASITILLVALQQNFWTVAILTAALAGSALGFLQHNFNPAKIFMGDTGSMFLGYMLAAVSILGTVKSAATIALVVPIVALGLPIMDTAFAIIRRYTNGRPIFKPDKGHLHHRLLEMGLTQKQAVLLMYVISGCLGLSAIALTEVNKGYGALIILLLLGLAFFGARKVGVLKDTGSVESN from the coding sequence GTGCAAGTATATGTTTTTGCCTTTACTGTAGCCTTGATCGTGGCTTATTTCCTCACGCCGCATGTCAAGGATTTCGCGATAAAAGCAGGAGCGCTGGATGCGCCCGACGCCCGCAAGGTCCACACCAGCCCTATCCCCCGGATGGGCGGTCTGGCGATTTACTTCGGTTTCGTCCTGGCAGTGCTGGCCAGTCTCCATATCAATCACGAGATCGCCGGGCTGCTCGTCGGCGGCACGGTAATCCTGATCGTCGGCATAATCGACGATCTCAAGCATCTTTCGGCAAAAACCAAGCTGCTCGGCCAGATAGCCGCTGCGCTTGTGCTGGTAATGTTCAACGTGCGCATCGAATGGCTCACCAACCCGTTCGGGGAAATGATCTATCTCAACTACCTCTCCATCCCCCTTACTGTATTGTGGGTTGTGGGCCTTACCAATACCGTCAACCTGATCGACGGGCTCGACGGTCTGGCGGCGGGGGTTTCCACCATCGCTTCCATCACCATCCTGCTCGTGGCTTTGCAGCAAAACTTCTGGACGGTGGCCATCCTTACCGCGGCCCTGGCCGGCAGCGCACTCGGCTTTTTGCAGCATAACTTCAATCCGGCGAAGATCTTCATGGGCGACACAGGCAGCATGTTCCTGGGCTATATGCTTGCTGCCGTCTCCATCCTCGGCACGGTGAAAAGCGCGGCGACCATCGCCCTTGTGGTGCCGATCGTGGCCCTCGGCCTGCCGATCATGGACACCGCTTTCGCGATTATCCGCCGCTACACCAACGGCCGGCCGATCTTTAAGCCCGACAAGGGGCACCTCCATCACCGGCTGCTGGAGATGGGCCTGACCCAGAAACAGGCGGTGCTGCTGATGTACGTGATCAGCGGCTGCCTGGGACTGAGCGCCATTGCTCTGACTGAGGTCAACAAAGGCTATGGGGCGCTGATAATTTTACTTCTGCTGGGACTAGCTTTCTTCGGGGCCAGGAAGGTCGGCGTTCTCAAGGACACCGGTTCGGTGGAAAGCAACTAA
- the wecB gene encoding UDP-N-acetylglucosamine 2-epimerase (non-hydrolyzing): MAAPIKVMTVFGTRPEAIKMAPVVLELAKYPALITPVVAVTAQHREMLDQVLQLFRIVPDHDLDIMSQGQTLFDITCRSLQGLNDVLTRERPDVVLVHGDTTTTFAGSLAAFYHQIAVGHVEAGLRTRNKFSPFPEEMNRKLTGSLTDLHFAPTATARDNLLAEAIEPAAVFVTGNTVIDALLATVDDRYEFTEPLLAGIDYCSRRVILVTTHRRENLGEPLRHVYQALRDIVGEFADVEVVFPVHKNPRVREVVQAELGGLARVHLIDPLDYQPFANLIARSYLVLTDSGGIQEEAPSLGKPVLVLRDTTERPEAIGAGTVKLVGTDREIVYAQTRRLLVDQEEYRRMASACNPYGDGRAASRIVSFILWKHGLAERPEPYYARG; this comes from the coding sequence ATGGCGGCTCCCATCAAAGTCATGACCGTGTTCGGCACGCGTCCCGAGGCAATCAAAATGGCGCCGGTGGTCCTGGAGCTGGCGAAATACCCGGCTCTTATAACACCGGTGGTTGCCGTCACTGCCCAGCACCGTGAGATGCTGGACCAAGTGCTGCAGCTTTTTCGCATCGTGCCCGACCACGATCTCGATATCATGTCTCAGGGGCAGACGTTGTTCGACATTACCTGCCGCTCGCTACAGGGCCTGAACGATGTGCTAACGAGGGAAAGGCCTGACGTCGTCCTCGTCCACGGCGACACAACGACGACCTTCGCCGGCTCGCTGGCGGCCTTCTATCACCAGATTGCCGTCGGCCACGTCGAAGCCGGCCTCAGGACGAGGAACAAGTTTTCGCCCTTTCCCGAAGAGATGAATCGCAAGCTTACCGGCTCGTTGACCGACCTGCACTTCGCGCCCACCGCCACCGCCCGCGACAACCTGCTCGCTGAAGCGATCGAACCGGCGGCCGTGTTCGTCACCGGCAACACCGTTATCGACGCCCTGCTTGCCACCGTCGACGACAGGTACGAATTCACCGAGCCGCTGCTGGCCGGTATCGACTACTGCTCCCGGCGGGTTATTCTGGTGACGACCCACCGCCGCGAGAACCTCGGCGAACCGCTCCGTCACGTCTACCAGGCGCTGCGCGACATCGTCGGCGAGTTCGCCGACGTCGAAGTCGTTTTCCCTGTACATAAAAATCCGCGCGTGCGGGAGGTTGTCCAGGCAGAGCTGGGCGGACTGGCGAGAGTCCATCTCATCGATCCGCTCGACTACCAGCCGTTCGCCAACCTTATCGCCCGCTCCTACCTGGTGCTCACCGACTCGGGCGGCATTCAGGAAGAAGCTCCGTCGCTCGGCAAGCCGGTGCTCGTGCTCCGGGACACGACCGAACGGCCGGAAGCGATCGGCGCCGGGACGGTCAAACTGGTCGGTACAGACCGGGAGATTGTGTATGCGCAAACCCGCAGGTTGCTTGTCGATCAGGAAGAGTACCGACGGATGGCCAGCGCCTGCAACCCTTACGGCGACGGTCGGGCGGCCAGCCGCATCGTGTCGTTCATTCTCTGGAAACACGGCCTCGCCGAACGGCCGGAACCGTATTACGCCCGCGGATGA
- a CDS encoding 3-isopropylmalate dehydratase large subunit translates to MHAIEKILAKAAGKAAVATGEIINCRVDLAGINDLYLQTIRSFYEMGGKRVHDPKKVVVFLDHYAPASTITQADNQKQFREFCWDQGIDLLMDVDTGVCHQVLADNGLVYPGMVLVVTDSHTTTHGAFGAFGTGVGATDLAIIMMTGQLWFRVPEVIRINLEGKLPRGVFAKDVILKVIGSLGADYGVYRAVEFTGPVLKEFSVSERMALCNMTTEMGAKTAYIQPDEITMAFLKGKAKQDYEIFATDPGYKYAAEHTFDVSDLKPQVAAPHSVDNVSDITEYVGKPVNQAFLGTCTGGRVEDLAVAAGILKGKRINPRTRFLVVPASKGVFLEAMAKGYIQTLVEAGATFVTPGCAACLGTHQGMLASGETCITASSRNFPGRMGHSKAEIFVGSPAAVAAAALEGKIVNPADYLD, encoded by the coding sequence ATGCACGCAATCGAAAAAATTCTCGCCAAGGCGGCCGGCAAAGCCGCGGTGGCGACCGGAGAAATTATCAACTGCAGGGTGGACCTTGCCGGTATCAACGACCTCTACCTGCAGACCATCCGTTCATTTTACGAGATGGGCGGCAAGAGGGTTCACGACCCGAAAAAGGTGGTCGTATTCCTCGATCACTACGCCCCTGCCTCGACAATCACCCAGGCCGACAACCAGAAACAGTTCCGCGAGTTTTGCTGGGACCAGGGCATCGACCTCTTGATGGACGTCGACACCGGCGTCTGCCACCAGGTGCTGGCCGACAACGGCCTTGTATATCCCGGCATGGTGCTGGTTGTGACCGACTCCCACACCACCACCCACGGCGCGTTCGGCGCGTTCGGCACCGGCGTGGGCGCGACCGACCTGGCGATCATTATGATGACCGGCCAGCTGTGGTTTCGGGTGCCGGAAGTTATCCGCATCAACCTCGAAGGCAAGCTGCCCAGGGGCGTGTTCGCCAAGGACGTCATTCTCAAGGTCATCGGCAGCCTGGGCGCCGACTACGGCGTCTACCGGGCGGTGGAATTCACCGGGCCGGTGCTGAAGGAGTTCAGCGTCTCCGAGCGCATGGCGCTGTGTAATATGACAACCGAGATGGGCGCCAAGACGGCCTACATCCAGCCGGACGAGATCACCATGGCTTTTCTCAAGGGCAAAGCCAAACAGGACTACGAGATATTCGCCACCGATCCCGGCTACAAGTACGCGGCCGAGCATACCTTTGACGTCTCGGACCTCAAGCCGCAGGTGGCCGCTCCCCACAGCGTCGACAACGTCTCCGACATCACCGAGTATGTCGGCAAGCCCGTCAACCAGGCTTTCCTCGGCACCTGCACCGGCGGCCGGGTCGAAGATCTGGCGGTCGCGGCCGGCATCCTCAAGGGCAAGCGCATAAACCCCAGAACTCGTTTCCTGGTAGTGCCGGCGTCGAAGGGGGTTTTTCTCGAGGCGATGGCCAAGGGGTATATTCAGACCCTCGTCGAAGCCGGGGCGACCTTCGTGACGCCGGGCTGCGCCGCATGTTTAGGCACCCACCAGGGGATGCTGGCTTCCGGCGAGACGTGTATTACGGCGTCGAGCCGCAACTTCCCCGGCCGCATGGGCCACAGCAAGGCGGAGATCTTCGTCGGCTCGCCGGCCGCCGTCGCCGCCGCCGCCCTGGAGGGCAAAATCGTCAATCCGGCAGACTACCTGGATTAG
- the larA gene encoding nickel-dependent lactate racemase, translating into MATKEYSLKYGKGYVKFSLDPSLVAGELKIREAPVLPDPAAAIRKAIRTPIASPPLREVANSGETVCFIVNDPTRVANSDVFMPILLDELNAAGVPDKDMFIVFALGTHRDMTAEEMEEAVGPEVAKRVRMYNSNAKKDEFVSFGTTSRGTPVSFNKLVADADRIICTGSVVHHFFSGFGGGRKAMLPGVAKHETIRKNHSMMFDENAVIGRLEGNPVYHDQVEGAEMCRPDFLINVVLNEKFEFLGVFAGDYVKAHLDACEFVDSVYGTPVSAPADLVIATCGGYPKDINVYQLQKTMDNAWGAVRQGGIVIILGECIEGSGSAIYEETMRKFRTPDEVEAELRANFEIGAHKAYAVTRLMKKAEFILVSGLKPDLAKTLLFTPAADIEAALKMAFAKLGPAPRIILMPQGSITVPINR; encoded by the coding sequence ATGGCAACGAAAGAATACAGCCTGAAGTACGGCAAGGGGTATGTGAAGTTCTCCCTCGACCCTTCGCTCGTCGCAGGTGAACTGAAAATCAGGGAGGCCCCTGTCCTGCCAGACCCCGCGGCCGCCATCCGCAAGGCTATCCGCACCCCGATCGCCTCTCCGCCGCTGCGCGAGGTCGCCAACTCTGGCGAAACGGTGTGTTTCATCGTCAACGACCCCACCCGCGTAGCCAACAGCGACGTCTTCATGCCCATCCTGCTCGACGAGCTAAACGCCGCCGGCGTGCCTGACAAGGACATGTTTATCGTCTTTGCCCTCGGCACCCACCGCGACATGACCGCCGAGGAGATGGAAGAGGCCGTGGGCCCGGAAGTGGCCAAGCGGGTGAGGATGTACAACAGCAACGCCAAGAAGGACGAATTCGTCTCCTTCGGCACCACCTCCCGCGGCACGCCGGTTTCGTTCAACAAGCTGGTCGCCGACGCCGATCGCATAATCTGCACTGGCAGCGTCGTCCATCATTTCTTTTCCGGTTTCGGCGGCGGCCGTAAGGCGATGCTCCCCGGAGTGGCCAAACACGAGACAATCCGCAAGAATCATAGCATGATGTTCGACGAGAACGCCGTAATCGGTAGATTGGAGGGCAACCCCGTCTATCACGACCAGGTCGAAGGGGCGGAGATGTGCCGGCCGGACTTCCTCATCAACGTCGTCCTCAACGAGAAGTTCGAATTCCTGGGTGTGTTCGCCGGCGACTACGTCAAGGCTCACCTGGACGCGTGCGAGTTCGTCGACAGCGTGTACGGCACGCCCGTATCCGCGCCGGCCGACCTCGTCATCGCGACCTGCGGCGGCTATCCCAAGGACATCAATGTTTACCAGCTCCAGAAGACGATGGACAACGCCTGGGGGGCGGTGCGCCAGGGCGGGATCGTCATCATCCTCGGCGAGTGCATCGAAGGCTCGGGTTCGGCGATATACGAAGAAACGATGCGCAAATTCAGAACGCCCGACGAAGTGGAGGCGGAGCTGAGGGCCAACTTCGAGATTGGCGCTCACAAGGCGTACGCCGTCACCAGGCTGATGAAGAAAGCCGAATTCATCCTCGTCTCCGGCCTGAAGCCGGATCTCGCCAAGACACTGCTATTCACCCCGGCGGCCGATATCGAAGCAGCTCTCAAGATGGCGTTTGCCAAGCTGGGGCCGGCGCCGCGGATAATTCTCATGCCGCAGGGCAGCATCACAGTACCGATCAACAGGTAA
- a CDS encoding 3-isopropylmalate dehydratase small subunit, whose protein sequence is MKNVISGKCFVYGANIDTDQIYPGRFLDLTDPDKVAEHAMEGADPSFVKEVKPGDIIVAAANFGCGSSREHAAVTLKTAGVGAILADSFGRIFYRNAINLGVPLLVCPGIAGMVKRGDMLSVDLATGEVTNGTTGATSQAQPLSGYVMDILASGGIKPMIKEKYGQ, encoded by the coding sequence ATGAAAAACGTCATCAGCGGCAAGTGCTTCGTCTACGGGGCCAACATCGACACCGACCAGATTTACCCCGGACGGTTCCTCGACCTCACCGACCCAGACAAGGTGGCGGAGCACGCCATGGAAGGGGCCGACCCCTCATTCGTCAAGGAAGTAAAGCCGGGCGACATTATCGTCGCCGCCGCCAATTTCGGCTGCGGCTCAAGCCGCGAGCACGCGGCCGTAACCCTTAAGACGGCGGGGGTGGGAGCCATCCTGGCCGATTCCTTCGGGAGGATATTCTACCGCAACGCCATCAACCTCGGCGTGCCCCTGCTGGTCTGCCCCGGCATCGCCGGCATGGTAAAGCGCGGCGACATGCTGAGCGTCGACCTGGCGACCGGCGAGGTGACCAACGGGACGACCGGTGCGACTTCCCAGGCCCAGCCGCTCTCGGGGTATGTGATGGACATTCTGGCCAGCGGCGGGATTAAGCCGATGATAAAAGAAAAGTACGGACAATAG